The Nerophis ophidion isolate RoL-2023_Sa linkage group LG05, RoL_Noph_v1.0, whole genome shotgun sequence genomic interval CGAGCACCTTGTTGACATGTCTGAAGTGCATGTAATGCTTCAGAGCATCTACACGAGCCTGAAATGATGCTCTGGTAGCATTCATGTTCGATATCATGGATCCAACGTTCCCCACAATAGAGGCAAAAATCAGCACGCCTACCTGGAACAGAAAAATAGCCAGATCAGCATTTGGATCTAAACTAGACCTCTGTTGATTCAACAGAAGCACGTACCAGAAAGTCAAATATCAGGAAGAGATATTCCTCATCTCGAACAGGAGGTGGAGTCTCTCCAATGGTAGTCAGGGTCAATGTAGACCAGTACAGGCAGTATATGTAACTTCTGGTCAGGGAGGCAAACTCTGGATCCGAGGCATTGGGATACACCCAAGAATCCGATCCCAACCCAATGATTTTGGAGAAGCTGTAGTACACACAGGCATTCCAGTGGATGATCACCAGGATGTACACCACAAGTTTACAGATGCGGAAAGTGTTCGGGTAGCCCGTTCTTGTCTcggtgcgttcaaagaactcaAAGAGCCTGGGAAGGCGCAACAGACGATTGAACCGAAGAAGGGGAGTGTAACCGACACCAAAGGTCAAATACAGCAGGTCAGTCGGAAGGATGGAGCAGATGTCGAGCTTGCACTGTAAAGTTCGTATATAAGCTTCCCTCAGACGTTGGCCATCTTTCACCATCAACCCCTGGTCCAAGAAACCTTTAGAGACACAAATGAATGCCTAAGATTGTATGAATGTGCATTTTGTCTCATCTTGACCATGTCTTCATGACAgaataaaacaacttcaacagaAAACAAGTACAGTGGTACATCAAGCTTATAGATGTTTGGGAAAAAGGCTGTTTTTTGGCTAATTGTTACGAGCAAAACTTCATGTTACGAAACATACCCACCCCTAATAGtcatagcaaatgtcacagtgaccAAAACATTGCTAGCATTAGGTTATAGCGATGGATGGAcagaactttgtttttccaagcatagaaatgaagaaagtggaagaaaggttaataataatatataaataatgaatgggttgtacttgtatagcgcttttttaccttcaaggtactcagagcgctttgacactacttccatatttacccattcaaacacacattcatacactgatggagggagctgccatgcaaggcgctaaccagcacccatcaggagcaagggtgaagtgtcttgctcaagacacaacggacgtgacgaggttggtactaggtggggattgaaccagggaccctcgggttgcgcacgggcacTCTCCCACTGCAATGTATTGAGCAAAGCCAGTGAATAATTATgtacttttgttttttattgtttttattttttatttttaatacatttgcagaattaaaaaaagaaaacttcaCACATTGTCATTATAGTGTATTGTGTGAAGAATGTTGAGGGaaaaaatgaattaattccattttggaataaggctgtaacataacaacatgcggagaaagtgaagtgctgtgaatagtTTCATTAATGCAGGATTTGTATATTCTCCAGAATGATGTATTGTTCTAACGGTACAATATCCTCTTGTTAGGGTAGTGTATCAATCAGTCTAGTATTATTTCATTAATGGACATGAAAAGTACCAGTGTGGAGCCGAACAGCTATGTCCAGAATGTAGACTCCATCACAGATGTAGTCCATGACCAGCCACAACATCACGTTCCTCATCTGCAGCTCGTCAAAACAGGCCCTACAAAGCAAATATTTGAAGTTGGTATTTGACAGCAagtgcaaacataaacaaaaccCGCTGCCCACCTGACAACTAAAAGGGTGCAATTATAAAAAACGGCAGGCCCGATCACCATCAGCCAGTGGTAGTACGCATCATCCGAAGGTGACAagataatattgttgcaaatCGTCCTGAAACACAAGTAGTCTGATGAATCTTCAGTTACAAAATCAGATTACCGTTTGAACAAAATCAATGCATGAAAAGTTCTCACTTTCTACGAGCACGTCTCATTTGGCTCTCAGTTTCAGAGCTGTTGTGGCTGTGACTAAAGCGACTCGGCGGGGCTTGAATGTCCATGTGGGCGGGGCCTCGGAAACGCTCCAGAAAAGAATCCGGCCGCTCGGTCTCTTCCGCCATGCTCTTCTGAGCCCATTCTCTCAGAGTCATCACCATGTTGACGATCCTCCGGACCAAGCAGAAGAAAACTTTTCACATTTTCTTACGTTCGCCCGTTACTTTGGAATAGA includes:
- the LOC133553381 gene encoding cyclic nucleotide-gated cation channel-like; the encoded protein is MNSQRLSVKTWTEEESERADSTLSRGQSVCDDTSSELQRMAAGDRRDVNSQNSFRGRGALSRIVNMVMTLREWAQKSMAEETERPDSFLERFRGPAHMDIQAPPSRFSHSHNSSETESQMRRARRKTICNNIILSPSDDAYYHWLMVIGPAVFYNCTLLVVRACFDELQMRNVMLWLVMDYICDGVYILDIAVRLHTGFLDQGLMVKDGQRLREAYIRTLQCKLDICSILPTDLLYLTFGVGYTPLLRFNRLLRLPRLFEFFERTETRTGYPNTFRICKLVVYILVIIHWNACVYYSFSKIIGLGSDSWVYPNASDPEFASLTRSYIYCLYWSTLTLTTIGETPPPVRDEEYLFLIFDFLVGVLIFASIVGNVGSMISNMNATRASFQARVDALKHYMHFRHVNKVLEQRVIRWFDYLWTNKKTIDEQEVLRSLPSKLRAEIAINVHLDTLKKVRIFQDCEAGLLVELVLKLRPQVYSPGDYICRKGDVGKEMYIIKDGHLAVVGDDGATQFAVLTAGSCFGEISILNISGSKMGNRRTANIRSLGYSDLFCLSKQDLMDALQEFPHARAQLEQRGRDILQKEGLLEEVNVSAGEELGEKVERLETSLDRLQTSLARLQSEFNSSQLRIKQRITALEHIATATNGSGFLSDTDCNDSASGGDGMRSEINIRL